The region CCGACCGAGGGCCTGGAGGAACTCTTCGCCTTCATCATGGCCGAGCGTTTCGACATCGACAGTTTCGTCGCGATCCGCAGCAAGGACGAGGTGCGCGCCGCGCTCGAGCAGAACCCCTTCGTGGGCTTTGGCGAGGATGCGCAGGTGCACACCCATTTCCTCGCCAGCCAGCCCTCGCAGCAAACCTTCGACGCCTTCATGGCAGCCTATCAGGGGCGCGGGCCCGAAAAGTTGGCGCTGGGCGAGCGCTGTCTCTTCGTCGACTATGTCGAAGGCGTCGGGCGCAGCCGGCTGACCCCGCTGTTCATCGAGCGGCGCCTCGGTTGCCGCACGACCGCGCGCAATGCCCGTTCGCTCGGGCGCATTCTCGCCAAAATGTGATCGAGAGGCCCGAGCGCCCAAGCAAAAGGGCGGTGCGCTCCGCCAAGCACACCGCCCTTGCTGTGGACGATCCTGTCACCCGGGATGTCGCGCCGGGTGCGGTCGATGTCAGCGGAACATGCCCGAGGTGATCGAGGCGACGATGCCGCTGGTGATGCCGATGAGCAGCAGGTCATCGCCCGAACGCACGTAGCGATAACCGCGCGGCGGCGCCTTGACGTTCTTGTACTTGCGATAGTCGACCACGGCGTAGTTGCGCGCACGGTTCTTGTCGAACTTCTCGCCCTTGCGGAAGGTCTTGTAGCTGGCCTGCTTCTTCGAGGCCTTGTTGTCGTGCTTCTGGGCCTGGCCATGCTGGGCATTGTGGGAGGGAGCGGCGGCCATCGCGCTGGTGGTGAGGCCGGTGCCGGCAAGGCCTGGAAGGACCAGCGCAGCGGCGAGAAGGGTGGCGGAAAAACGCTTCATCTATAGGCTCCTGTCTAAAGGTTACCCCCTTATAACGGGCAGCCTGGCGCGGCGTGGCGTAATCAATTGTTGCAAATTGTCGTGACAGGCCCACATGGAGCGCAATCATGGCACGCCAGCAAATCACACCCGAACAGCACTCCGTCCGCCTGCTCAAGGTGGGCGAGCAGGTGCGTCACGTCCTCTCCGAGATCCTCACCCGCCAGCAGGTCCACGATGCGACGCTCAGCGGGCACACGGTCTCGGTCACCGAAGTGCGCATGTCGCCCGACCTGCGCCTCGCGACCGTCTATGTGAAACCGCTGCTCGGCGTCGACGAAGAGGTCGTGCTCAAGGCCCTGCGGACCAACACCGCCTATTTCCAGAAGGAAGTGGCCCAGCGGCTCAAGCTGCGCAATGCGGCGAAGATCCGCTTCCGCGCCGACGAGACCTTCGACGAGGCGAGCCGCATCGACAAGCTGCTCTCCGATCCGCGCGTCGTGCGCGATCTCGACGAGGACGAGGCGGGCGAAGCCGGGGAGGGCTGAGGTTAGCGCAGGCGTACTTGCCGGGACGCGCGACCGGCCCTCGGACCCCGTTCGTCAATCCGTGGTGAACACCAGCCGCGCCATGTCCCAGCGGCCCGCTGCAGCATGTGCTGGCGCGATCAGGAAGCGCAGGCGTCCTTCCTCGGGCCAGCCCCATTCCATCAGGTCGTCGTAGGCCAGTTCGAGCAGGGCGATCTCGTCCTGCCCGCGACCGGGCACGGGCATGAACATCGCGTGCAGCGCTTCGGGCGGCTGTCGATATTCGCCGTTCAGGCGCGCCAGCGTCTCGGGCGGGATCGCGGCGACGGCCTCGCTAGGCCCGGAGATCATCGCGCGTAGCGAGATCGTCGCCAGTTCGCCCAGTGCGCCGGGTGCATGGTGGCGGATCAGCTCGCCGAAGCGTTCGTGCACCTCGGGCAGGAAGTCGCGCAGCACGTCGAGTTCCTCGCTCGTCAGCGCGGTCCACGGGTCGCGACCTTGCGCGAAACCCTCGAGCGCGCCGATCATCTCGGGGAGGGCGGCGCGTTGCTGCTCGAGCTGGACCAGTTCGGCTTCCTGCGCCTCGAAGTCCTCGCGCATGTCCTCGCGCTCGTCGGCGTCGATGCCCGGGTCCTGCTCGATTTCGGCGAGCATCGCGCGGGCCTGTTCGAGCACGGCGCGGCGTTCGGCGAGCGGCTCGCCGGAATGGTCGAGTGCTTCCTCGAGACGGGCAACGAGGTGGAGGACCCCGTGCCACCACAAGGCCTCGACGCTCTCTCCGACACCGACCGCGAAGAAGGTGTGGTCGCGGCCCGCGACGGGCTGCGCCATGCGCGCCTCGACCAGCGAGGCGACCTCGCCCGATGCGCGCTCTGCTTCGGTCACCGGCGCGGGGTGGAGCGAGACCGGCCAGAAGGGGAAGAACCAGCGGCTGAGCCGCGAAGGGACCGCCGGGAGCGGTTCGCCGCCCTCGTCGAATGCGGGCGCGAGGTCCTGGGGCGGTTCGGCGAAGTCGTGGCCCTCGCCCTCGACGTGAACGACCGCGCCTTCGCCAAGGAAGAAGGCGAGCGATCCGTCTTGCGCGATGGCAGTGCCGGGGCAGGCCGCAGCAAGCGCGGCGAGGTCGATCTGCGCGGCAAACGGCATCGGGTGGCCCGAGGCCCCGCGCGGCCATGCCTTGCCACCAAGGCGCGGGAGCCCGCCGAACCAGGACGTATCGGCGAACCAGTCGCGCGCGGCTTCGCGCTCCTTGCGCACCAGCACGACCACGGGCGGGTTGCCGAGGTCGGGGGCGGGCGGAAAGTCGGGCAGCTCGGGCTGTTCCTCGACCGGCGCTTGCGAGGGCGCCGGAGCAGAAACCTCGACAGGCGGCACCACATCGGCCTTTGGCGCGGCCTTCGATTTAGGGACGAAGGCCGCCGAGCCGCGATTGGCCGGATCGGCGAGGTGGCCCGAGAGATCGTAGGCGCTCTCGTCGTCGTCGCCATCGTCCACCGCGATGCGCGGGACGGGCGTTGGGTCGATTTCGGCTTCGGGTTCCGGCTCGGGCTGCTGCACGGGGGCAGGCGCTGGCGCAGGCGTCGGTCGGGGAGCTGCGACAGGTTTAGGAGCGGGCGCTGGTGCCGGGCGGATTTCCTCGCGTGGGCGGGCAACGGGCTCTTCGAGCGCGACTTCATCGTCCGCCGGGCTCGGCGTAAACGGGGTGAAGCGGGCGCCCTCCGCCTCGTCGCCATAGCTCTCTGCGTAACCGCCGTTGCTCCCGGAGTTCGAGAGCGCGATCCCCGCGATCATGGCGAGCACGACGCCCGTGCCCAGCGCGATCAGCGCGCCGACGCTGCGCCCGACGCCGGACTCGATGGCATCGACCATGCCGTCGAGCGACATCAGCAATCCGTTGATGCCATCGCTCGAGGTGGGCGAGGCGAGCGGGGCCATGGCGATGTAGATCGCGACCAGCAACGCCACGACGAGGATGGCGAAGGTGACGATCAGTTTCTTCATGGCACTCTCCAAGCATGCGGGAGCGGGCCTCTCGGCCGCGCAGCACTCTGGTCCCTGCGGGGCGAATTAGTACCATGCATCTCTCGCCGGGGAGAACGCGGGGCAAGTGCGTGCGCCGGTGCGCAAGCGGTGTTATCCCCAGTCGCGATGGCGAAGCTCTACTTTTACTATGCCAGCATGAACGCCGGGAAGTCGGCGACGCTGCTGCAGGCGAACTTCAATTACAACGAACGCGGCATGCGCACGATGCTGTGGACCGCCGCGCTCGACGACCGCGCGAGTGCCTCGGGCCATGCCGGCGCACACGAGGAGCGCGCGATCGAGAGCCGCATCGGCCTTCACGCGGGTGCGCACCGCTTCGATGTCGATACCGACCTGCTCGGCGCAGTGCGCGCAGCCCATGCCACCGAACCGCTCGCCTGCGTGCTTATCGACGAGGCGCAGTTCCTCGGGAGCGAGCAGGTCTGGCAATGCGCCGACATCGCCGACAAGCTGGGCATCCCGGTGCTGTGCTTTGGCCTGCGCACCGATTTCAAGGGGGCGCTGTTCCCCGGTTCGGCGGTGCTGCTGGGCATCGCCGACAGTCTCGTCGAGCTGAAGTCGGTGTGCCACTGCGGGCGCAAGGCCTCG is a window of Novosphingobium aureum DNA encoding:
- a CDS encoding DUF1697 domain-containing protein — translated: MPRYCAFFSSLNVGGNRLTMEELRYALRREEIDNVETVIASGNVLFDYDERPTEGLEELFAFIMAERFDIDSFVAIRSKDEVRAALEQNPFVGFGEDAQVHTHFLASQPSQQTFDAFMAAYQGRGPEKLALGERCLFVDYVEGVGRSRLTPLFIERRLGCRTTARNARSLGRILAKM
- a CDS encoding RcnB family protein, yielding MKRFSATLLAAALVLPGLAGTGLTTSAMAAAPSHNAQHGQAQKHDNKASKKQASYKTFRKGEKFDKNRARNYAVVDYRKYKNVKAPPRGYRYVRSGDDLLLIGITSGIVASITSGMFR
- the rbfA gene encoding 30S ribosome-binding factor RbfA; the protein is MARQQITPEQHSVRLLKVGEQVRHVLSEILTRQQVHDATLSGHTVSVTEVRMSPDLRLATVYVKPLLGVDEEVVLKALRTNTAYFQKEVAQRLKLRNAAKIRFRADETFDEASRIDKLLSDPRVVRDLDEDEAGEAGEG
- a CDS encoding DUF1963 domain-containing protein — protein: MKKLIVTFAILVVALLVAIYIAMAPLASPTSSDGINGLLMSLDGMVDAIESGVGRSVGALIALGTGVVLAMIAGIALSNSGSNGGYAESYGDEAEGARFTPFTPSPADDEVALEEPVARPREEIRPAPAPAPKPVAAPRPTPAPAPAPVQQPEPEPEAEIDPTPVPRIAVDDGDDDESAYDLSGHLADPANRGSAAFVPKSKAAPKADVVPPVEVSAPAPSQAPVEEQPELPDFPPAPDLGNPPVVVLVRKEREAARDWFADTSWFGGLPRLGGKAWPRGASGHPMPFAAQIDLAALAAACPGTAIAQDGSLAFFLGEGAVVHVEGEGHDFAEPPQDLAPAFDEGGEPLPAVPSRLSRWFFPFWPVSLHPAPVTEAERASGEVASLVEARMAQPVAGRDHTFFAVGVGESVEALWWHGVLHLVARLEEALDHSGEPLAERRAVLEQARAMLAEIEQDPGIDADEREDMREDFEAQEAELVQLEQQRAALPEMIGALEGFAQGRDPWTALTSEELDVLRDFLPEVHERFGELIRHHAPGALGELATISLRAMISGPSEAVAAIPPETLARLNGEYRQPPEALHAMFMPVPGRGQDEIALLELAYDDLMEWGWPEEGRLRFLIAPAHAAAGRWDMARLVFTTD
- a CDS encoding thymidine kinase, yielding MAKLYFYYASMNAGKSATLLQANFNYNERGMRTMLWTAALDDRASASGHAGAHEERAIESRIGLHAGAHRFDVDTDLLGAVRAAHATEPLACVLIDEAQFLGSEQVWQCADIADKLGIPVLCFGLRTDFKGALFPGSAVLLGIADSLVELKSVCHCGRKASMNLRVDNKGAAVSEGAQTEIGGNERYVALCRRHFSEALGR